AACCACAAGGACTAAAGCTAACGCCAGTGCAAGTTTGGTGACTTGTAGTGAATTTTtctcttctagcattcacacttcataaattattatttttatcatttacctactcgaggacgaacaggaattaagcttggggatgctgatacgtctccaacatatctataatttataaagtattcatgctattatattatccatttaggatattttatatgcatttatatgctattttatatgatttttgtgactaacctattaacctagagcccagtgccagtttctgttctttcgttgtttttgagtattgcagaaaaggaaaaccaaatggagttcagttgacctgaaacttgacggaccttatttttggaccagaagaaggtcgTGAAGTAAAAGAActaggccagaagagtctcggacTGCCCacaaaggtggggggcgcgcctaaccccctgggcgcgcccccctgccttgtggatagcccggagacccccctgccttgttcccgactccaacacctcttatataacccaaaactttcagaaaaaaacctagatcgggagttccgccgccagaagcctccgtagccaccgaaaatcaatctagaccctctccggcaccctgccggagggggccatcatcactggagggcatggaggaggatcccggaggggccatcatcaccatgaaggccaatgaccagagggagaacctctccccatctagggggggccatggaagaggaagcacaaggggagaacctctcctcctctctctcggtggcaccggagtgccattgagaggggaatcatcgtcgcagtgatcgtcttcatcaacatcaccatcatcatcaccatcctcatctcttttacgcggtccactctcccgtaccccgctgtaatccctacttgaacatggtgctttatgccacatattatgatccaatgatgtgttaccatcctatgatattttgagtagatatcttttgtctttgggttgattgatgatctagattggtatgagttgtatattttactttggtgctgtcttatggtgccctccgtgtcacgcaagcgtgagggattcccgctgtagggtgttgcaatacgttcatgattcgcttatagtgggtaggtgagtgactgaaacacaaacccgagtaagggggttgttgtgtatgggaataaagaggacttgatacttcaaggctatggttgggtttcaccttaatgatctttagtagttgcggatgcttgctagagttccaatcataagtgcatatgatccaagtagagaaagtatgttagcttatgcctctccctcatatgaaattgcaatagtgattaccggtcttgttaacgattgcgtgggataattccacacaccgatccaccattattacacactcgctatttataatatttagtaatatattctaactttatgataacaacacctacttttatattttagctctccgatatcatacaaagttatccacttcatacccacaacatagttttatttctcgtttctagttggaagcaaacattcggtgtacatagagtcgtatcagtggcggaTAGGGCTTAAGAGaacattgatcttacctttagctccttgtgggttcgacactccatacttatcacttccacctttggaaattgctacggtgATTCCCTGCACTTGCGGATTATCAGTAggtcagtctaggcagaagagttatgccgatactaaacgcaaggaggtagtctatgaagttggagacagagcatatcttcgtgtgtcatcaTTGCGAGGAGTTAAAagatttggagttaaaggaaagttagccctgagatttgtaggaccataccgagttctggaacgtatgggagaggttgcctacaagttggagttacccgaaggattgtcaagagctcatgatgtgtttcacgtttcccagttgcagAAGTGCCATGCTTAGATGGccaatattcctctaagagatatagTGCCCCTGGAAGCCATTCAGTTGAACAGTGACctaacctacaaggagaaacccgtCAAAATACCCGAGTTTGCAtaccgagttacacgcagcaaggttatcaagttttgcaaaatttattggagccaccataccgaggatgaagccacctgtgagaatacctacggaaagaccacccacacctattttctagccaacccgaatctcgagggcgagactcatcttaagggggtaggtttgtaacatcccaattttcaatttggatgttatacataggtcatcatatgcatatcatattttatttgcatatttggtTGGGAtcgtagaaatcttaagcaactcaaggacccaaggagagagttgggaatttcataatttttcatattttaattttctcaaatttgaaaacggGATCAATTTAATTTTTATATTTTCCTCTCCAATTATTTCCCATATtacaaataaaaagagagaagataatatgacttcttcaaaagaaaggaatattggagaagaaaatttaaaatcaaattaaaattttatttggttttatttgctattttatttgaatttagaaaaactatgcatttttgaaaattgcatttttaggtcagaaaaatgttcactttattctaaataataggttTAGATAGAGAAATTTtttctggtatttttagatttttaaatatattttattaggatttttcttcgggcaaaattttatttaaaaaaatcttCTTCCCGCCCGgctaggccgaaggcccagccgagcaggccggcccgccTGCGCGCCGTCTTCCTCCCGCGCGAGGagtccgcgccgccgccggagctcgagtccgagccggactccgccctgGTGCCCCCTTCCGCAAGGCAGGCGCCGCCCCCCTCGCCCTTTATAAGCGTCGGACCCcgccccctctctctcacctcgCCTcgcaccgccccgcgccgccgccgcccctcgccgccgccgcccgccccgcGCTGCCNNNNNNNNNNNNNNNNNNNNNNNNNNNNNNNNNNNNNNNNNNNNNNNNNNNNNNNNNNNNNNNNNNNNNNNNNNNNNNNNNNNNNNNNNNNNNNNNNNNNNNNNNNNNNNNNNNNNNNNNNNNNNNNNNNNNNNNNNNNNNNNNNNNNNNNNNNNNNNNNNNNNNNNNNNNNNNNNNNNNNNNNNNNNNNNNNNNNNNNNNNNNNNNNNNNNNNNNNNNNNNNNNNNNNNNNNNNNNNNNNNNNNNNNNNNNNNNNNNNNNNNNNNNNNNNNNNNNNNNNNNNNNNNNNNNNNNNNNNNNNNNNNNNNNNNNNNNNNNNNNNNNNNNNNNNNNNNNNNNNNNNNNNNNNNNNNNNNNNNNNNNNNNNNNNNNNNNNNNNNNNNNNNNNNNNNNNNNNNNNNNNNNNNNNNNNNNNNNNNNNNNNNNNNNNNNNNNNNNNNNNNNNNNNNNNNNNNNNNNNNNNNNNNNNNNNNNNNNNNNNNNNNNNNNNNNNNCCCCGCGCTGCCGGAGCCGCTGCCTCGCAGCCGTCGTCGTGAACCGGTATAAAACAGCCGGTCGCCGGTTCGTTTCATTTTTTTCAGTTCTtcggtttagatcggtttattttttttagggttagggtttttctCAGTTTTTACGTTCGGTTTTAATTTGCGGACGTTCGTCCTTTAGTACTCAGTAGCGAACATTTTCGTTCATTAGGGTttcatagcgaacgttcgttcgttagggtttttcttttattttatttttcggctagggacctatccgcgatttctTTTATCACAAatcagtccctgatcttcaaaccctcgcaactttttgctcgcttgtccaaatccagtgaaaccaacgccaaaatcttcgtcatgTTCCCCTATTTCgatataatcaacttgaacatggttttgacaatttaaaatttggtttcaagcagatttgaattcgaacttcttttgatcgtagtttgagtttcgtagctccgatttgattgattctttttgcaaatcgaagcccttcagttgaactttcagtttggatcttttcatctaagttttacccttgcatcttatgcttgattgcttatggatgctattgtttgttcacgatagagtttccagagtgcgaagcgtgctctactatgagtcactagggttttcagatcgtcagcaaggcaagtaacactttgatcataccccttattacccagttttatgcattagttcaatcctcaaacactgcatggttaggacttgaatacttgtgggtactgggaagtagtgatgaggtagtacctattgcctttattttcaaacccttggagttacttctacgttatggttatattgctatgatatgctcgtagacgtggtttggtttgagtgatcaatgatagatgtgagagttttacttaatggttaaacttaaggtggctactttaatacacatctgggtggagtggttgaggcaccctggagcacccagtggttgtttgggcacctggagcaatccagtgttgtcctcggatatcccggagtacccgtgtgatcatcctacggtttgctacccaggctcaaagggatcataagattattcatgctggaaacttccatgtgcagccacaagccattatgggctctggcatacttgagtatgttgtgtgacctctttcggtGGTAGGctaacagatgtaggggatgtaggtggtactatctgcctagagtaaagagttaatgcctctaaaagactgtgtctcggtcatccgtttctcaaacaccatgtagtgcgagaaatccaacggagaagattgagtcttgtggggaaaagtgcgcaaacctctgcagagtgtataaactaatcatggttagtcgtgtccccggttatggacatcttgagtatctggtacttgaattattgatttgatctcattacTATTTTTAGTTAaattgttgggttgatgattattttAATTTggcattgagttggaggaaccttctcaatgttttcaacaaactttgtagttaaataaaatatatttctttggtgtagggaaaaactagctttctgcaaaaaaaaaccatagagcctccaccagccaaatatgcatatagtcatagttgttacatgttcattgctctatagtgttattttgccaACATATTTCATGAGCTGACCTACAcatgctgcaacatattatgttgcagagttttcagacgaagagtaaggtgtgctaggtcgttgtcatgcactcagctatgcagttggagttgatggactcatttacctttcgaAGCTTCCGTTGTTATCTTCTTTAGATGGCCGTCAACCATATTAATGCaataagtactctctttgagactttcgatgtaataggtgtgtgatggaactctgctataaatccttcacgtactgtgtgtgtcagcattaccaatccagggatgacacttatacacagagatttgaccatttgaggtcggatcgctacacggTGAAGCGTAACGATTCCCGCCGATTCCCGCAGCTAGGTTACACCTACCAGCCGCGAGAATGTTCTCCAAGATGAGAATCGGAGTAGTCAACCCCTCTAAGGTATCCACACATTCCGAAGTAGTAGTCTGATAGAGCCTCGACGTTCAGAAAAAAGAACCGCGAGAAAACTAGAGAGAGAAAGCCTAACGGCGCTTCTCGTCTGATTAGGAGTCTAATTCTCTTAGACCAATTTGACCAAGATTAGAGCCCGTCTAATTAGGATGCTAAACACTTAGACCAATTAGACCGGGAGAGCGTGGACCTATGCGGGGGAGAGACTCGTGGATTTGATGTGTCTCAAGAGCGAGGCCTCCCCACTTATATATaggtggtggagaaggaggaggcgccCCAAGGAGAGGGAGAACGGGCTTGTTTGGTTGCTGCCCTGGGGCAAAACTACCCTGATTGATTGATCTTTGAGTTCAATTAGGGATTTCTTGTGCCTGTTTAGTTTGAGATCTATCCATTTTATACTTATGGCTTCTTAGACGAGAGTAGGGAGAGTGGAAAGAGAACGGTGTTCAAAGTCCAGCCATTGGTTACTCAATTTTGATACAAGTTTTGCCATGTGTATCTACAACACACGATAATTTTCTGAAAATGTTTTTTAGTACAGGagcatgatgtcgcttgaagctacatcggtatttttccagagaggaaggaatgatgcaacacagcggcggtaggtattttcctcagatatgaaaccaaggttatcgaaccagtaggagaaccaagcaacacaacgtaaacagcccctgcacacaaataacaaccgctcgcaacccgacgtgttaaaggggttgtcaatccctttcggggtacggtgcctcaagataggaaaacagacgtgagataaatttgtagtagattgatagatcgaacgccaaataaaataaatagagaaaaattgcagcaagatatttttgggtttttggattaatagatctgaaactaAATGCaaagaaaaagtagatcgcaaaggcaaatatatgagaaagaagaccccggggccgtaggtttcactagtggcttctctcgagaaaaatagcaaacggtgggtaaagaaattactattgggcaattgatagaacctcaaataattatgatcatatccaggcaataatcattacataggcatcacgtccaagattagtagaccgactcctgcctgcatctactactgttactccacacatcgaccgctatccagcatgcatctagtgtattaagttcatggaaaaacagagtaattcaataagaacgatgacatgatgtatacgagatccgtttatctatggcggtagatataaatcccatctttttatccttagtagcaacgatgtaTACGTGTCGGTTctttttctgtcactgggatcaagcactgtaagatcgaacccactaccgggcacctcttttcattgcaagataaatagatcaagttggccagacaaaacccaaatatcggagaagaaatacgatgctataagagatcatgcataaaagagatcaaagaaactcaaatacttttatggatataaaaagattgatctgatcataaactcaaagttcatcgatcccaacaaacacaccgcaaaaaagttacatcatatggatcttcaagagaccattgtattgagaatcaagggagagagatgaagccatctagctactaactacagacccaaaggtctacaaagaactactcacgcatcatcggagaggcaccaatggaggtggtgaacccctccgtgatggtgtctagattggatcttgtggttctggactctgcggcggctggatgaatatttcgtcgactcccctagggttctagtattttgggggtatttatagagcaaagaggcggtccggggggcacaacccaccagggcgcgcctgggcctcccggtgcgccctggtgggttgttctctCATCGGGActcccccccaggtgcaaccagggcccaacatttttcttctggtccataaaaaatctccgtaaagtttcatagcatttggactccatttgatattgattttctgcgatgtagaaaacatggaaaaaacagcaactggcacttggcatcatgtcaataggttagtatcaaaaaatgatataaaatgactataaaatgattataaaacattcaagattgataataaaacaacatgaaacaataaaaaattatagatacattgaagacgtataaGTACATGGCAAATTTAAGTTAAACTACTTCTCAAAATCATGGCATTTTTTATAGTGACATCGCAATTTTTAAGAAATGAGTTGCAAAATTCAGAAACATTTGTGTTTCCTCAAAACATAGCAAATTTCAATATTGTTTGCCATGTTTTATAAACAATTTGCAAAAGTTTGTGCCATATTTTGAAATTTTAGTTATAGTACATGAAAGAAATAACAGAACATTTTCTTAAAAAACATGCCAGGTTCGTTAGATGGCAAATTTACTTGCTTTTAGCTACAAACTAGTCAGGTAGGAAATTTTGAAGTTTTTACCATGGGCGCTTTTAAGTTTTACACTATATTTTTAATAATTTCTCTCATGGCAATTTTGTTGcattgaccaaataaaaattattgcaTTGACCTTGGCATTTAATTTCTACTTCTGGCTACCATCGCAAGTTTACATATTTTTTAATTCATAAAAAACATGCAATAATTTTTTAATTCATAAAAAACATgcaataattttttgtgacattcaCGTGAGAAATTTTACATAAACTCTTTATGTTCACATGGCAAGTTTatgattatttttttgtttttcatacCTACCACCTTTTTTAGCATGGAAAGTTTTAGAAAAGGTTGTTATGTTCACATGGCAAGTTCATGCAAATATGTTATTGGAATGTCTATTTACGACATGCAATTTTAGTTTGAAGAGCATAGCAATTTCATTAAGAGGATGGAATTTTTTTGAATCTATATGTTGGTAAATTTATTTTTTATGGCAAACATTTCAGGAATATTATAATGTTCACAAGATATTTTTGTGAATTATGTCTTTTTCTAATTCATGGCAATTCTTGAAATAGCTTTATACTTATCTCACGGCAATTTCTTtaaacattttttttctaaatcAAGGCAATTCTTGAaacaaatagtatattgccatgtcatttttaGTGCATGTGCCACagcaaaaaatattttttgtttttacCATAGCATTTTTTATTGTAGATACCTTGGCAATTATTGAACATGTGGCAAATTCCTAAATCTGGTATGTTTTTTAGAGAACAGATTTGTCTAGAGCATCATTGTGCAAGTGGTAAATAATTATTTTTTGTCCTAAATAATTTTGTCATAGGAATATTTTATGTTCTTTTACAAAACTTATTACGTGGCGTCTCAATTGACGTCCGCCAGATATTGGCGCCCAAAATACATTGGTTCTTTCTCAATAAACAACCTTTTTGCAACGTGAAATATCGTTAAGGTTTTAGTTAAGAAACTGCAATCAAATGGTGCCACCGCGTCTGCCTCCATCCCCCACTAGCTAGNNNNNNNNNNNNNNNNNNNNNNNNNNNNNNNNNNNNNNNNNNNNNNNNNNNNNNNNNNNNNNNNNNNNNNNNNNNNNNNNNNNNNNNNNNNNNNNNNNNNNNNNNNNNNNNNNNNNNNNNNNNNNNNNNNNNNNNNNNNNNNNNNNNNNNNNNNNNNNNNNNNNNNNNNNNNNNNNNNNNNNNNNNNNNNNNNNNNNNNNNNNNNNNNNNNNNNNNNNNNNNNNNNNNNNNNNNNNNNNNNNNNNNNNNNNNNNNNNNNNNNNNNNNNNNNNNNNNNNNNNNNNNNNNNNNNNNNNNNNNNNNNNNNNNNNNNNNNNNNNNNNNNNNNNNNNNNNNNNNNNNNNNNNNNNNNNNNNNNNNNNNNNNNNNNNNNNNNNNNNNNNNNNNNNNNNNNNNNNNNNNNNNNNNNNNNNNNNNNNNNNNNNNNNNNNNNNNNNNNNNNNNNNNNNNNNNNNNNNNNNNNNNNNNNNNNNNNNNNNNNNNNNNNNNNCTTAGTAACCTCTTGTTGTGTACATCACACATGGAGCTAGCAACTACTCCATCGTCCTTCATTTTTATGCCGATCTTCTCGGTGGGTATCCCTCAGGCATGGATACATATTGTATGGATGCAAACATGATTATGTCTGATGGGTAGGCTATTGGTAAGATTTTATAAACATAAATTTGAGTACAGAATTATTGCACCCATATTATGTTCTATAGATTGATGTGTcacgaacactagtagaaaacatggctttcgtTCGGACcaaataagcccattagtcccggttcattcacgaaccgggactaatgtgagaattggtcccggttcgtgcgctaaaggcattagtcccggttcaaatgagccctttagtcccggtttgagacacgaaccgggactaaagggtgtgatgccctttagtcccggttcgtatctcaaatcgggactaaagattagacctttagtcccggtttgggacacgaaccggtactaaagggtgcaatgccctttagtaccggttcgtgtctcaaaccggtactaaaggtcccattcaaactctacccccctgatcgccttttcagttttgtaaaaaacaaaagaaaatggtaAAAACttcaaaattaaaatccttcgagatgtagttatgttactacatctactagttaggaaaatttaaaaacataaatttggacatgttttgcaataagtgtagggaaaatgtaaaacggctgtaacttttgcatatgatgtcggaaaaaaaacgtataatatatcaaaatgttcagaacgaaaatccgcatccgattttgaccgccTACGACCTGTTtgtaaatttttagaatcctcaaattccaaaaagaaaaaaagatatgctcaaatttcagtttttttgaattttggttaaatctggtcaaactatggtcaaactacttattcaaaaagtagtagtgttactaaataattattcaagaatattagtcttactaaataattatttcattttttttgaatttttgtcaaatctagtcaaactatagtcaaactatggtcaaactatggtcaaaccacttattcaagaaatattagtgttactaaataattattgttttttagaataatagtttcaaactcaaatagtgaaacgtgtgacttcatgctcaagctaaactcctgagggttaatacaaTTGATATCTTACTAttattaggaaaacaacaagtgcagacttagaAACGAGGGAAATAGaacccagaagttaagcgtgctcaggctggagtagtgagaggatgggtgaccgtccgggaagttagatgatttggaattgtgaggggtgattagagattagaggttaaattgagcagtgatgagggtgattagagattagaggttaaaataattcagaaatttgaaaatcgagaaaataaaaaaaaacagattcaaattttttttagaaaaattaaaaaaaatcataaaattttctttagtcccggttggtgttaccaaccgggactaaaggtggacctccaagcagcggccacgtggagggcctttagtcccggttggtgtaagaaccgggactaaagggggaggctttagtaacgaccctttagtcccggttcaggaaccgggactaaaggcccttatgaaccgggactaaaggcccttattctACTAGTGGAAAGCTCTACCGTGGTGTAGTGTGACACCCTTTGGAGGAAACTACCTTTAAACAAAAAGATCAAGCAAGTGATTACTTCAATTCTCCATCGCATGATCGTAGTTCTGTAATGTACTCATCAACCAAACACAACTCGAAAATTAAGTTTTTCTCCAAGTGTTTCCTCTGCTTCCCCTCTAGGGCTAGGGCAAACTCTCCCCTACAGGCTTCGGTGGCTGGAGGCGGGGAGGGGAATCCCGACGCCTCCGCTCCAACTAGTAGTTTAGGTCAGGTTTTTTTAGTCCTCGCGGGTGCGGCACTCGGACAGATGTCAACGCTTCTTCTTTGAGTTTGTCTTTCGAGCTTCGATCCTTCTCGAGTTCACCTGTCTGGACATAGTTGACAGAGGTCCGTCGTAGATTCCTACGTCTCCTTGGGATGGCAAGGTTAGGGTTTCTCCTCGTGCACGTGCGGTGGCAAGATTTAGTGTTAGGTGCATTAGATCTATTGAAGGGTTCAACGAAAAAACTATGGCTACATGACGTTAGTCCTTCAGGGCATGTGCACGAAGACTTCCcagctgtcatcgacaaggtcaagccggcttcGGTACGGGAGCGATGGCAGTAGCACGTCACCGACTCGTTCTGGCGGCGGTAGTGATCGTCTGATGGTATAGGgatctcgatgtaatttttattatgcttGAGGTGTTTTGTACTTCCTATGAACTTTTACAACATATCTGGATCTTTTCCACACAAAAGAACACCACTCGCTTCACATCTGACTGTATGAAGCAAAAATAACAGAAAATGATGATTCACAAAAAATTGGCATGCGAAATAGGGTATTCACAGTTATTTCCCTACACCTACACCCTATGTACATCAGTGACAATTTTTTTTTGAGGGTCATCAGTGACAATTTGTTACGTATTTCCCTAGACGTATATCTTATGTACTACTACATCAGTGACAAATTGAACGAACTATCCAAATCCAATATTTGTAAATGCATGATCATGGACAACCATTCAAGGACATGGAAACACACCGTGGGAACGAgaaaagggaaaagaggctaggaggGAAATGGCAACTTTAATCTGTTTCGCTCTTTCGCACACACAGCCCGGCAGGGGCAGCATACGTAAGTAAGTACGTACGTAGCCACCACCAAGTCTCGTCACGACTCGACGGCCTCCGGAATGCTCTGCAGCGCGGGCCTCCAGTGCTCCTCCCGGTGCACGTCATGGTGGTGCACCTCCCCGGAGTCCATGATGTCCGCCAGCAGCTGCCGGGTGCTGCTACCCCGGCCGCCGGGCGTCTTCCTCTCCATCAGCTCGTGCAGCTGCCTCCTGGTGATCCTGATCGTCACCTCCGATAGGTGCTCCTCCGACGCgtcatggtgatggtggtggtggtcgccgtccTCGTACGTGGACGACGCCTCCTCCCACTCGCCGTCGTCCGCCCACGACTCACCGGCGTGCCGCGACGCCGCGCAGTTCCCCACAGATAACCTTCCCGACTGACGAGTGCCTTTTTCGTGGGCCTGGCTGCCGGTCCGCCGCTAGCGAGCTCTAGCTCGTTCAACTTTTTCTGATCCCTCTCGCAGGCAAGAAATGGAGATGGATGGATAAATAAGATGCCATGTATCTACGATGGGCAGCTGTGTGTATTTATAGTTGGAGGCGCTGGGTCATTCTCCGCACGCGCTGATTAGGCGTTGGTTGTCTAGCCCTTGATGTCAGAGGGACGGGAGGAGGCGAAGTCCGGGTCCGACGTGGCGTGCCAGTCATGAACCTGGTCAGAGGATCTCATCCTGACATCCATCGCCCGCTGGCCGGCAGTCCTGGAGCTAGAAGCTGGGCGAAGGTGTGGTAGGCTCCCGGTGCTGCTGCGTAGGCACGCGactgtattactccctccgtcccgtgcaAGGCGAGCAAATTTCCTATTGTCAGGGAAACACGAGAGTGAATTGCCTGGTCTCGCTCGGGGCACGCGGCAAGCcgcgtttttgttttgtttttggcgAAACACGCGGGTCGGCTGGCTGGCTGGTTGCTGCTTGAGCTGGTCTTGGGCCGCGGCCTGGTGTGTGAATGGGCTAGGGAGCGAATCTCGAGCGGCTTCAGGGGGCCACTCCTGCGAGCTTTCGTGCGAGAAGGTGTTTCCTGTATGCCTACTGCCGTGCTTAATCCGCGGCTATTTCTATAGATACTTAAGTCAGTACAAGTCTAGGATGAATGGATTAGCCAGAAGCTTAGAAAAACTGAAAGGATAAGATGCCCTTG
The Triticum dicoccoides isolate Atlit2015 ecotype Zavitan chromosome 3A, WEW_v2.0, whole genome shotgun sequence genome window above contains:
- the LOC119272578 gene encoding uncharacterized protein LOC119272578; protein product: MAGAELACQAHEKGTRQSGRLSVGNCAASRHAGESWADDGEWEEASSTYEDGDHHHHHHDASEEHLSEVTIRITRRQLHELMERKTPGGRGSSTRQLLADIMDSGEVHHHDVHREEHWRPALQSIPEAVES